One window of Cellulomonas shaoxiangyii genomic DNA carries:
- a CDS encoding ATP-binding protein codes for MTAQAVAQTMDGFDPAIAQFRLTRIQLVNWGPFHGYHAVDVHREGTLVTGPSGAGKSTLLDAMICVLMDRSVTFNAAAHDDAVGSRERTFYSYMRGKTGSRRDSGRGGSRAIYLRERATWSAVALTWANLAGRTVTACRAMHMTADATSDPDITHALMLAEQDLDVRDLEQVVEQRFRQDAIRRALPFVTTFGTEYGRYVARLSALVGIRGQDGDSAKAIRLLHKAQSSKGVHNIDDTFKRFVLDDSRVAARRDAAVEQFVSLRNGYEQMVRARDQIALLSPLPALWDAYRSAGGSSEDLRALLGDADGPSPAEAYVLGVHKELLAARAEHERAEHVRQGALHAAAAAEHEEAADAVRRLERQRWTQGGSDLERLDAEVAELAAAHDRVARRYTDLERWCGLVGAPVPGTARGLAALLRRRPDDVPADQDDAATKDALWQRSAAVSALDAELADLRAQLTSLEQRRSNVPDVDLRVRRVVAEGTGLAESDLPFVGELLDVAPEEEAWRTAAERLLGGFGVRMLVDAAAAARVAAFVDTQDLRTRVRWTPVDTAAPVTGAAAEPGTMAAKVVVAEGPFAPWLRAQLVRRYAHRCVEDAAQLAVLREGVTVNGQVKHRDGLHEKDDRPDVRRHRVIGFDNGRARRDVADAIAAVEERRPALVRARDDADAAREHRRAVARAWQQLGALTWAEVDVDAAEAALDAARRRRDDVVAGGDLVALDAQVAALTEARDAANHRARTAREAAAAAEKAWARRLDEEDRVGARLDAVRAPTDEQLAVLAEIARGCDAEPTLETVGRLRKAVELAVAQRLTSAESAGEQARTAIATTLADFLRSWPDESGAFTRDVQDTPAYLDRLDDLRRDDLPAALGQWRRLMHSINTMGLTALLQQLRDERLVVDDRIDPINDVLRSVPFGHDGYLQIVTTDVEPPASRQFQAEIDAILADGPGADPQDTDLEARFARIARLMDRLDSTDPDDREWQRDVLDVKRHVRISAEEHRTGETQARVYEGVGATSGGEGQELIAATLGAALRYQLGGIEQVPVFGSVMVDEGFVKSDPDVTRRAIRALQSFGFQLVIAAPIDKYQSMEREFGSAYLVEHDPAAGRAHARGLPIAFGPTHREAAPA; via the coding sequence ATGACGGCACAGGCGGTCGCGCAGACGATGGACGGCTTCGACCCGGCGATCGCGCAGTTCCGGCTGACGCGCATCCAGCTGGTGAACTGGGGGCCGTTCCACGGCTATCACGCCGTCGACGTGCACCGCGAGGGCACGCTCGTCACCGGCCCCTCGGGCGCGGGCAAGTCGACGCTCCTCGACGCGATGATCTGCGTGCTGATGGACCGCTCGGTCACGTTCAACGCCGCGGCGCACGACGACGCCGTCGGCAGCCGGGAGCGCACGTTCTACTCCTACATGCGCGGCAAGACGGGGTCCCGCCGCGATTCCGGACGCGGGGGCAGCCGCGCGATCTACCTGCGCGAGCGGGCGACGTGGAGCGCCGTCGCGCTGACGTGGGCCAACCTGGCCGGCCGTACGGTGACCGCGTGCCGCGCGATGCACATGACGGCCGACGCGACGTCCGACCCGGACATCACGCACGCGCTGATGCTCGCGGAGCAGGACCTGGACGTGCGGGACCTCGAGCAGGTCGTCGAGCAGCGCTTCCGCCAGGACGCGATCCGCCGGGCGCTGCCGTTCGTCACGACGTTCGGCACGGAGTACGGGCGCTACGTCGCGCGGCTGTCGGCGCTCGTGGGCATCCGTGGCCAGGACGGGGACAGCGCCAAGGCCATCCGGCTGCTGCACAAGGCGCAGTCGAGCAAGGGCGTGCACAACATCGACGACACGTTCAAGCGGTTCGTGCTCGACGACTCCAGGGTCGCCGCGCGCCGGGACGCCGCCGTCGAGCAGTTCGTCAGCCTGCGCAACGGGTACGAGCAGATGGTGCGGGCACGCGACCAGATCGCGCTCCTGTCGCCCCTGCCGGCGTTGTGGGACGCCTACCGGTCGGCGGGCGGGTCGAGCGAGGACCTGCGGGCTCTGCTGGGCGACGCCGACGGCCCGAGCCCCGCCGAGGCGTACGTCCTCGGCGTCCACAAGGAGCTGCTCGCGGCGCGCGCCGAGCACGAGCGCGCCGAGCACGTCCGTCAGGGCGCTCTGCACGCCGCCGCGGCGGCGGAGCACGAGGAGGCGGCGGACGCGGTCCGACGGCTCGAGCGGCAGCGGTGGACGCAGGGCGGGAGCGACCTCGAGCGCCTGGACGCGGAGGTCGCGGAGCTCGCGGCGGCGCACGACCGGGTCGCGCGCCGGTACACGGATCTCGAGCGGTGGTGCGGGCTCGTGGGCGCTCCCGTACCGGGCACCGCGCGCGGGCTGGCGGCGTTGCTGCGCCGGCGTCCCGACGACGTCCCCGCGGACCAGGATGACGCGGCCACCAAGGACGCCCTCTGGCAGCGCAGCGCCGCCGTGAGCGCGCTCGACGCCGAGCTCGCGGACCTGCGCGCGCAGCTGACGTCGCTCGAGCAGCGACGGTCCAACGTGCCGGACGTCGACCTGCGCGTCCGGCGCGTCGTCGCCGAGGGCACGGGCCTGGCCGAGTCGGACCTGCCCTTCGTCGGTGAGCTGCTCGACGTGGCACCCGAGGAGGAGGCGTGGCGCACCGCCGCCGAGCGCCTGCTCGGCGGGTTCGGCGTGCGGATGCTCGTCGACGCGGCAGCCGCGGCGCGCGTGGCCGCGTTCGTCGACACGCAGGACCTGCGCACGCGCGTGCGCTGGACGCCCGTCGACACGGCGGCCCCCGTCACGGGAGCGGCGGCCGAGCCGGGCACGATGGCCGCGAAGGTCGTCGTCGCCGAGGGCCCGTTCGCACCCTGGCTGCGCGCCCAGCTCGTGCGTCGTTACGCGCACCGCTGCGTCGAGGACGCGGCGCAGCTGGCCGTGCTGCGCGAGGGCGTGACGGTCAACGGTCAGGTCAAGCACCGCGACGGCCTGCACGAGAAGGACGACCGGCCGGACGTGCGCCGGCACCGCGTCATCGGGTTCGACAACGGGCGCGCGCGCCGTGACGTCGCCGACGCGATCGCCGCGGTCGAGGAGCGGCGGCCGGCGCTCGTGCGCGCGCGCGACGACGCCGACGCCGCACGTGAGCACCGCCGCGCCGTGGCCCGGGCGTGGCAGCAGCTCGGCGCGCTCACGTGGGCAGAGGTCGACGTGGACGCGGCCGAGGCCGCGCTCGACGCCGCCCGTCGCCGCCGCGACGACGTCGTGGCCGGCGGCGACCTCGTCGCGCTCGACGCGCAGGTCGCGGCGCTCACCGAGGCGCGCGACGCCGCCAACCACCGGGCCCGCACCGCGCGCGAGGCCGCGGCGGCGGCCGAGAAGGCGTGGGCGCGCCGCCTCGACGAGGAGGACCGCGTCGGCGCGCGCCTCGACGCCGTCCGCGCGCCGACGGACGAGCAGCTCGCCGTGCTGGCGGAGATCGCGCGCGGGTGCGACGCCGAGCCGACGCTCGAGACGGTCGGGCGGCTGCGCAAGGCCGTCGAGCTGGCCGTCGCGCAGCGGCTCACCTCGGCCGAGTCCGCGGGCGAGCAGGCACGCACCGCCATCGCGACGACCCTCGCGGACTTCCTGCGCTCCTGGCCGGACGAGAGCGGCGCGTTCACGCGTGACGTGCAGGACACCCCCGCGTACCTCGACCGCCTGGACGACCTGCGCCGCGACGACCTGCCGGCCGCGCTCGGCCAGTGGCGCCGACTCATGCACAGCATCAACACCATGGGCCTCACCGCGCTCCTGCAGCAGCTCCGCGACGAGCGGCTCGTCGTCGACGACCGCATCGACCCGATCAACGACGTGCTGCGCAGCGTCCCGTTCGGGCACGACGGCTACCTGCAGATCGTCACGACCGACGTCGAGCCACCCGCCTCCCGTCAGTTCCAGGCCGAGATCGACGCGATCCTGGCGGACGGTCCGGGCGCCGACCCGCAGGACACCGACCTCGAGGCGCGGTTCGCCCGCATCGCGCGCCTCATGGACCGCCTCGACAGCACCGACCCGGACGACCGGGAGTGGCAGCGCGACGTCCTCGACGTCAAGCGCCACGTGCGCATCTCCGCCGAGGAGCACCGGACCGGCGAGACGCAGGCCCGCGTGTACGAGGGTGTCGGCGCGACGTCCGGCGGTGAGGGGCAGGAGCTCATCGCCGCGACGCTCGGTGCCGCGCTGCGCTACCAGCTCGGGGGGATCGAGCAGGTTCCCGTGTTCGGGTCCGTCATGGTCGACGAGGGCTTCGTCAAGTCCGACCCCGACGTCACCCGCCGGGCGATCCGCGCGCTCCAGTCCTTCGGCTTCCAGCTGGTGATCGCCGCACCGATCGACAAGTACCAGTCGATGGAGCGCGAGTTCGGCTCCGCGTACCTGGTGGAGCACGACCCGGCGGCGGGCCGGGCGCACGCCCGCGGCCTGCCGATCGCCTTCGGGCCGACGCACCGGGAGGCGGCGCCGGCCTGA
- a CDS encoding DUF4194 domain-containing protein, which produces MSIADDDTRAARTPARPEPLFAGDQGRLPAEVRATLVRVLSSRFVDGVRHAPLWNRVLRHEDVLRSRLHDLYLELVVDRRRQVAFTQQLELEDDVPVLLRRDKPLTLAATVLLLHLRQEYDRGAVEGRDVVVEHRELLDHLEAWKDVDDQNPAQFRRRCESAVENVKEKGVLAPVSDGRYRISGIVHSMLTAEKVDAMTAALAALATGEGGEQGDQDALDDHDEQDGGR; this is translated from the coding sequence ATGAGCATCGCCGACGACGACACCCGCGCCGCGCGCACCCCTGCGCGTCCCGAGCCGCTGTTCGCAGGTGACCAGGGCCGGCTGCCGGCGGAGGTCCGCGCCACGCTCGTGCGGGTGCTCAGCTCGCGGTTCGTCGACGGCGTGCGGCACGCACCGCTGTGGAACCGGGTGCTGCGTCACGAGGACGTGCTGCGCTCGCGCCTGCACGACCTCTACCTCGAGCTGGTCGTCGACCGCCGGCGCCAGGTGGCGTTCACACAGCAGCTCGAGCTGGAGGACGACGTCCCGGTGCTGCTGCGCCGCGACAAGCCGCTGACGCTCGCCGCGACCGTGCTCCTGCTGCACCTGCGCCAGGAGTACGACCGCGGTGCCGTCGAGGGCCGCGACGTCGTGGTGGAGCACCGCGAGCTGCTCGACCACCTCGAGGCGTGGAAGGACGTCGACGACCAGAACCCGGCGCAGTTCCGCCGACGCTGCGAGAGCGCGGTCGAGAACGTCAAGGAGAAGGGCGTGCTCGCTCCCGTCAGCGACGGGCGCTACCGCATCTCGGGGATCGTGCACTCGATGCTCACGGCGGAGAAGGTCGACGCGATGACCGCGGCCCTCGCCGCGCTCGCGACCGGCGAGGGCGGCGAGCAGGGCGACCAGGACGCGCTCGACGACCATGACGAGCAGGACGGCGGGCGATGA
- a CDS encoding SpoIIE family protein phosphatase, with translation MSVDADARSAAWLRAPVGLLRLSLDGTVLDANATLLGWVGRGAGEVVGHARFGDLLTVGGRIYWETHIAPLLSLQRRVDEVALELAGPGGRTPVLMAAARRVVDPDVPPVIDVALSSARDRTRYERELVAARRAADLAVDHVRALQAATAALLSASGVDGVVRALQSTAVEELGAARVTVWTADQRGRLVRHGDAPGVQPGGGPHVVPPAGDVLHGPVQVTPDGSVVVPLRGRTRQHGAWVLRPRTEAGDEPWDPFVLAATARQAGAALDRALLFDQRTVAAHVLQQALLSTPDVPDARASVATVYRPGVDGFEVGGDWYDVLTVDDGRLGVVVGDVVGRGLEAATSMAQLRSALRAAAEPGCGPAQVLGRLDRFAARARVGLAATVAYAEIGLATGTVRYAVAGHLPPLHLRPDGEATYLWAGRTVPLGVGGGAGPRPEGTAALAPGDRLLLCTDGLVERRDRSLPDGLADLARRAPGLLADGGSLDGLVDAVTRDGGGDRDDVCALLLTWSGPVEA, from the coding sequence GTGAGCGTGGACGCCGACGCCCGTTCCGCCGCCTGGCTGCGAGCCCCCGTCGGTCTGCTGCGGCTGTCCCTCGACGGCACGGTGCTCGACGCGAACGCGACGCTGCTGGGATGGGTCGGTCGGGGCGCGGGGGAGGTCGTCGGGCACGCGAGATTCGGCGACCTCCTGACGGTCGGCGGGCGGATCTACTGGGAGACGCACATCGCCCCGCTGCTGAGCCTCCAGCGGCGGGTCGACGAGGTCGCGCTCGAGCTCGCCGGCCCCGGCGGGCGGACCCCGGTGCTCATGGCGGCCGCGCGGCGGGTGGTCGACCCCGACGTGCCGCCCGTGATCGACGTGGCGCTGTCCTCGGCGCGGGACCGCACACGCTACGAGCGCGAGCTCGTCGCGGCGCGACGAGCAGCGGATCTTGCGGTCGACCACGTGCGGGCCCTGCAGGCCGCGACCGCGGCGCTCCTGTCGGCGTCGGGCGTCGACGGCGTGGTGCGGGCGCTGCAGTCGACGGCGGTGGAGGAGCTCGGTGCCGCCCGGGTGACCGTGTGGACGGCCGACCAGCGGGGCCGCCTGGTCCGCCACGGCGACGCGCCGGGTGTCCAGCCGGGGGGAGGCCCGCACGTCGTCCCGCCCGCCGGCGACGTCCTGCACGGTCCGGTGCAGGTCACGCCGGACGGGTCCGTCGTCGTCCCCCTCCGCGGGCGGACGCGACAGCACGGGGCATGGGTGCTGCGGCCGCGCACGGAGGCCGGCGACGAGCCGTGGGACCCGTTCGTGCTCGCGGCAACGGCGCGCCAGGCCGGCGCGGCCCTGGACCGTGCGCTGCTGTTCGACCAGCGCACGGTTGCCGCCCACGTCCTGCAGCAGGCGCTCCTGAGCACGCCGGACGTCCCCGACGCGCGGGCCAGCGTCGCGACGGTCTACCGGCCGGGTGTCGACGGGTTCGAGGTCGGCGGCGACTGGTACGACGTCCTGACGGTGGACGACGGCCGGCTCGGCGTCGTCGTGGGCGACGTCGTCGGACGCGGCCTCGAGGCCGCGACGTCGATGGCGCAGCTGCGCAGCGCGCTGCGGGCGGCCGCGGAGCCGGGGTGCGGCCCCGCCCAGGTGCTCGGACGGCTCGACCGGTTCGCGGCCCGGGCACGGGTGGGTCTCGCGGCGACGGTCGCCTATGCCGAGATCGGCCTCGCGACGGGCACCGTGCGCTACGCGGTCGCCGGTCACCTGCCACCGCTGCACCTGCGCCCGGACGGCGAGGCGACGTACCTGTGGGCCGGCCGGACCGTGCCGTTGGGCGTCGGCGGCGGCGCGGGCCCGCGACCCGAGGGCACGGCGGCGCTCGCGCCCGGGGACCGGCTGCTGCTGTGCACCGACGGCCTCGTCGAGCGCCGCGACAGGTCCCTGCCCGACGGACTCGCCGACCTCGCCCGCCGGGCCCCGGGGCTGCTCGCCGACGGCGGGTCGCTCGACGGGCTCGTCGACGCCGTCACGCGCGACGGCGGCGGGGACCGCGACGACGTGTGCGCGCTCCTGCTCACGTGGTCCGGCCCCGTCGAGGCGTGA
- a CDS encoding alpha/beta fold hydrolase yields MGVLARHDAHVSGNADGPTLVLAHGFGCDQSMWRYVAPAFERSHRVVLFDHIGAGGSDLGSYDPKRYGRLQGYADDVVALVEAVGGPVVLVGHSVSAMVGVLAAGSRPDLFERLVLVCPSPRYVDDDGYRGGFSADEIDDLLTTMDANYLGWAQFIAPVIVGRPDRPELAQELANSFCRTDPAIGRHFARTTFLSDNREDVARVAVRTLVVQSRVDAIAPPQVGRWVHEHLQDSEMVLLDAVGHCPNLSSPEALVAVLRDFLGR; encoded by the coding sequence ATGGGGGTGCTGGCGCGCCATGACGCGCACGTATCGGGGAACGCGGACGGGCCCACGCTCGTGCTGGCCCACGGCTTCGGCTGCGACCAGAGCATGTGGCGGTACGTGGCCCCCGCGTTCGAGCGGTCGCACCGCGTGGTGCTCTTCGACCACATCGGCGCGGGCGGCTCGGACCTCGGGTCGTACGACCCGAAGCGCTACGGGCGGCTGCAGGGGTACGCGGACGACGTGGTGGCGCTCGTGGAGGCGGTCGGCGGGCCGGTCGTCCTCGTCGGGCACTCGGTGAGCGCGATGGTCGGCGTGCTGGCCGCGGGATCCCGGCCTGACCTGTTCGAGCGGCTCGTCCTCGTGTGCCCGAGCCCGCGGTACGTGGACGACGACGGGTACCGCGGCGGCTTCTCGGCCGACGAGATCGACGACCTGCTCACGACGATGGACGCCAACTACCTGGGGTGGGCGCAGTTCATCGCTCCGGTCATCGTCGGGCGGCCCGACCGGCCGGAGCTCGCGCAGGAGCTCGCGAACTCGTTCTGCCGCACCGATCCCGCGATCGGCCGGCACTTCGCCCGTACGACGTTCCTGTCCGACAACCGGGAGGACGTGGCCCGCGTCGCGGTGCGCACGCTCGTCGTGCAGTCCCGGGTCGACGCGATCGCGCCGCCGCAGGTCGGGCGCTGGGTGCACGAGCACCTCCAGGACAGCGAGATGGTCCTGCTCGACGCGGTGGGGCACTGCCCGAACCTCAGCTCGCCCGAGGCGCTCGTCGCCGTGCTGCGCGACTTCCTGGGACGGTGA